A genomic window from Aquabacterium sp. OR-4 includes:
- the tal gene encoding transaldolase, whose protein sequence is MNQLDQLKQYTTVVADTGNFKQLAQFAPRDATTNPSLILKAVQAADYAPLLADTVAAHRGQPLDAIVDQVLVRFGLEILKVVPGRVSTEVDARLSFDTAATLARARRLMALYEAAGIGRERVLIKIAATWEGIQAAKVLEAEGIRCNLTLLFAFCQAVACGDAGVRLISPFVGRIYDWYKKNAGAAWDEAAMAGPQDPGVRSVEAIYQHFKRHGIATEVMGASFRNVGQITALAGCDLLTISPDLLSALQASEAPLNRRLDAAAAQAMDLPELHYDEKAFRWALNEDAMATEKLAEGIRAFAVDAGKLDKMIQELN, encoded by the coding sequence ATGAACCAGCTCGATCAGCTCAAGCAATACACCACCGTGGTGGCCGACACCGGCAACTTCAAGCAACTGGCCCAGTTCGCCCCGCGCGACGCCACCACCAACCCCAGCCTGATCCTCAAGGCCGTGCAGGCGGCCGACTACGCGCCGCTGCTGGCCGACACCGTGGCCGCCCACCGTGGCCAGCCGCTGGACGCCATCGTCGACCAGGTGCTGGTGCGCTTCGGCCTCGAGATCCTGAAGGTGGTGCCCGGTCGCGTGAGCACCGAGGTGGATGCGCGCCTGAGCTTCGACACCGCCGCCACGCTGGCCCGCGCACGCCGCCTGATGGCGCTGTACGAGGCGGCCGGCATCGGCCGCGAGCGCGTATTGATCAAGATTGCCGCCACCTGGGAAGGCATCCAGGCGGCCAAGGTGCTCGAGGCCGAAGGCATCCGCTGCAACCTCACGCTGCTGTTCGCGTTCTGCCAGGCGGTGGCCTGCGGCGATGCCGGCGTGCGCCTGATCAGCCCCTTTGTGGGCCGCATCTACGACTGGTACAAGAAGAACGCCGGCGCCGCCTGGGACGAGGCCGCCATGGCCGGCCCCCAGGACCCCGGCGTGCGCTCGGTCGAGGCCATCTACCAGCACTTCAAGCGCCACGGCATCGCCACCGAGGTGATGGGGGCCAGCTTCCGCAACGTGGGCCAGATCACCGCGCTGGCCGGCTGCGACCTGCTGACCATCAGCCCCGATCTGCTCAGCGCCTTGCAGGCCAGCGAGGCCCCGCTCAACCGCCGCCTCGACGCCGCGGCCGCGCAGGCCATGGATCTGCCCGAGCTGCACTACGACGAAAAGGCCTTCCGCTGGGCGCTCAACGAGGACGCCATGGCCACCGAGAAGCTGGCCGAGGGCATCCGCGCCT
- the zwf gene encoding glucose-6-phosphate dehydrogenase has protein sequence MSFDLVFFGGTGDLTWRKLMPALFQAFRHGKLPPGGRILAVARDERSDDEYRAFIKERFVEVDSAKRPSDEEFARFAELLHYRRMDLSKPEHYAGLKQWLDERGADTAVLYLATSPYLFPVICEQLGAAGLNGPKVRVVLEKPLGHDLASAQQINRVVRAVFHESQAFRIDHYLGKPAVQNLMALRFGNALFEPLWRRESIANIQITLAESLGVGTRGDYYDTTGALRDMIQNHALQLLTMIAMEPPSTNDADAIRDEKLKVLKSLKPFTAESVARDVVRGQYKAGGVAGQAVKGYLDEVKVPAGSHCETFVALRTEVQNWRWAGVPFYLRTGKRMAGRHAQIVVNFREVPHPIFAGSARANKLVIKLQPEDGLELHLLAAKGSVGGAQGEQLAPVSLDLDFDKAFAHERVGAYERLLLDAIAGRLNLFVRSDEQEQAWRWVMPILDAWAHDANGPRTYAAGSWGPPAASAMVARDGCTWDEEQ, from the coding sequence ATGTCTTTCGACCTCGTGTTTTTCGGCGGCACCGGCGACCTCACCTGGCGCAAGCTGATGCCGGCGCTGTTCCAGGCCTTTCGCCACGGCAAGCTGCCGCCGGGGGGGCGCATTCTGGCCGTGGCGCGCGACGAGCGCAGCGACGACGAGTACCGCGCCTTCATCAAGGAGCGCTTTGTCGAGGTCGACAGCGCCAAGCGCCCCAGCGACGAGGAGTTCGCGCGCTTCGCCGAGCTGCTGCACTACCGGCGCATGGACCTGTCCAAGCCCGAGCATTACGCCGGCCTGAAGCAGTGGCTGGACGAGCGCGGCGCCGACACCGCGGTGCTCTACCTGGCCACCAGCCCCTACCTGTTTCCGGTGATCTGCGAGCAGCTGGGCGCCGCCGGCCTGAACGGCCCCAAGGTGCGCGTGGTGCTTGAAAAACCGCTGGGCCACGACCTGGCCAGCGCGCAGCAGATCAACCGCGTGGTGCGCGCGGTGTTCCACGAAAGCCAGGCCTTCCGCATCGACCACTACCTCGGCAAGCCGGCGGTGCAGAACCTGATGGCACTGCGCTTCGGCAATGCGCTGTTCGAGCCGCTGTGGCGCCGCGAGAGCATCGCCAACATCCAGATCACGCTGGCCGAGAGCCTGGGCGTGGGCACGCGCGGCGACTACTACGACACCACCGGCGCCTTGCGCGACATGATCCAGAACCATGCGCTGCAGCTGCTGACCATGATCGCGATGGAGCCGCCGTCGACCAACGACGCCGATGCCATCCGCGACGAGAAGCTCAAGGTGCTCAAGAGCCTGAAGCCCTTCACCGCCGAGAGCGTGGCGCGCGACGTGGTGCGTGGCCAGTACAAGGCCGGCGGCGTGGCGGGCCAGGCGGTCAAGGGCTACCTCGACGAGGTCAAGGTGCCGGCCGGCAGCCACTGCGAAACCTTTGTCGCGCTGCGCACCGAGGTGCAGAACTGGCGCTGGGCCGGCGTGCCCTTCTACCTGCGCACCGGCAAGCGCATGGCCGGGCGGCATGCGCAGATCGTGGTCAATTTCCGCGAGGTGCCGCACCCGATCTTTGCCGGCTCGGCGCGCGCCAACAAGCTGGTGATCAAGCTGCAGCCCGAGGACGGCCTGGAGCTGCACCTGCTGGCCGCCAAGGGCTCGGTGGGCGGCGCCCAGGGCGAGCAGCTGGCGCCGGTGAGCCTGGACCTCGACTTCGACAAGGCCTTCGCGCACGAGCGCGTGGGCGCCTACGAGCGCCTGCTGCTCGACGCCATTGCCGGCCGCCTGAACCTGTTCGTGCGCAGCGACGAGCAGGAGCAGGCCTGGCGCTGGGTGATGCCCATCCTGGACGCCTGGGCCCACGACGCCAACGGCCCGCGCACCTATGCCGCCGGCAGCTGGGGCCCGCCCGCGGCCAGCGCGATGGTCGCCCGCGACGGCTGCACCTGGGACGAAGAACAATGA